A genomic region of Choristoneura fumiferana chromosome 17, NRCan_CFum_1, whole genome shotgun sequence contains the following coding sequences:
- the LOC141437032 gene encoding uncharacterized protein, whose protein sequence is MDLTEENTFKHYYYPENHDELSDDGEGTLAFKVKRAIAKNKRPNNSIHGFFEKRKKKKVPKNSSTVSQATADGVAFIKANQDESAYASHLIKIEVYDIDKIKNIPPTEQWKHAEVRVKYYAHSEEDEHVQQTRDVIYNITKQLSAKSDCVNFVLDNQK, encoded by the exons ATGGAT CTGACTGAAGAAAACACATTTAAGCACTATTATTATCCAGAGAATCACGATGAACTCAGCGATGACGGCGAAGGAACATTAGCTTTCAAAGTAAAGAGGGCAATCGCCAAGAACAAAAGACCTAATAACAGTATTCACGGATTCTTTGAAAAGCGCAAGAAAAAGAAGGTTCCCAAAAACTCTTCGACTGTTAGTCAAGCCACTGCAGATGGTGTTGCTTTTATCAAAGCAAACCAAGACGAATCAGCTTACGCATCACACCTCATTAAAATCGAGGTGTATGATATAGACAAGATTAAGAACATTCCCCCGACAGAACAATGGAAACATGCCGAAGTCCGTGTTAAATATTACGCCCACTCCGAAGAAGATGAACACGTTCAACAGACCAGAGACGTCATCTACAACATCACTAAGCAGTTGTCAGCAAAAAGTGATTGTGTTAATTTCGTTTTagacaatcaaaaataa